In one window of Mytilus trossulus isolate FHL-02 chromosome 7, PNRI_Mtr1.1.1.hap1, whole genome shotgun sequence DNA:
- the LOC134726141 gene encoding nipped-B-like protein B, with product MDYKTDRQAEAKDNQWITGQTVGEVNQWITGQTEGKDNQRITGQTVAKDNQWITGQTEAKDNQWITGQTEAKDNQWITGQTEANDNQWITGQTEGEDNLWITGQTEDRQREKTTNGLQDRQKLTTTNRLQDRQREKTTNELQDRQREKTTNGLQDRQKLTTTNGLQDRQREKTSNGLQDRQKLTTTNGLQDRQREKTTNGLQDRQREKTINRLQDRQREKTTNGVQDRQRKKTTNGLQDRQREKTTNRLQDIQREKTTNGLQDRQREKTANRLQDRQREKTTNGLQDRQREKTTNGLQDRQREKTTNRLQDRQKLHVTTTNGLQALQKQF from the exons ATGGATTACAAAACAGACA GACAGGCAGAAGCTAAAGACAACCAATGGATTACAGGACAGACAGTGGGAGAAGTCAACCAATGGATTACAGGACAGACAGAGGGAAAAGACAACCAAAGGATTACAGGACAGACAGTAGCTAAAGACAACCAATGGATTACAGGACAGACAGAAGCTAAAGACAACCAATGGATTACAGGACAGACAGAAGCTAAAGACAACCAATGGATTACTGGACAGACAGAAGCTAACGACAACCAATGGATTACAGGACAGACAGAGGGAGAAGACAACCTATGGATTACAGGACAGACAGAA GACAGACAGAGGGAGAAGACAACCAATGGATTACAAGACAGACAGAAGCTAACGACAACCAATAGATTACAGGACAGACAGAGGGAGAAgacaaccaatgaattacagGACAGACAGAGGGAGAAGACAACCAATGGATTACAGGATAGACAGAAGCTAACGACAACCAATGGATTACAGGACAGACAGAGGGAGAAGACAAGCAATGGATTACAAGACAGACAGAAGCTAACGACAACCAATGGATTACAGGACAGACAGAGGGAGAAGACAACCAATGGATTACAGGACAGACAGAGGGAGAAGACAATCAATAGATTACAGGACAGACAGAGAGAGAAGACAACCAATGGAGTACAGGATAGACAAAGGAAAAAGACAACCAATGGATTACAGGACAGACAGAGGGAGAAGACAACCAATAGATTACAGGATATACAGAGGGAGAAGACAACCAATGGATTACAGGACAGACAGAGGGAGAAGACAGCCAATAGATTACAGGACAGACAGAGGGAGAAGACAACCAATGGATTACAGGATAGACAAAGGGAAAAGACAACCAATGGATTACAGGACAGACAGAGGGAGAAGACAACTAATAGATTACAGGATAGACAGAAGCTACATGTAACGACAACCAATGGATTACAGGCTCTCCAAaagcaattttaa